A stretch of the Arachis stenosperma cultivar V10309 chromosome 6, arast.V10309.gnm1.PFL2, whole genome shotgun sequence genome encodes the following:
- the LOC130934643 gene encoding uncharacterized protein LOC130934643, whose product MRSSATTEKGRIGEKAGYGKGKGKGKGVPPRVCPQTLLPREIWERIALRVASSSIQDLFNMQATCKVFLDICRSSAVFKVASMAEIPVVFGYDLEDRPEDGFLSVSARAGNPGAIFRIGMREFCWMDRLVGGVDTLLEAADAGDVPARYICAMLLLTPGVGDATDAGRGVEMFENVLAAGKIEMCREIFGQLFANPLIGVHPSDPGKPVVCRSTVCPTQGTMGATNDSSTVSCVHCLAELEVLHFFSLFTFR is encoded by the coding sequence ATGAGATCTAGTGCAACCACCGAGAAAGGCAGAATAGGAGAGAAGGCCGGATATgggaaagggaaagggaaagggaaaggggTCCCACCGCGCGTCTGTCCGCAGACCCTTCTCCCTCGCGAGATATGGGAGAGAATTGCATTAAGGGTTGCGTCGTCGTCCATCCAGGATCTGTTTAACATGCAGGCGACCTGCAAGGTATTTCTGGACATCTGCCGCTCATCTGCGGTGTTCAAGGTGGCCTCCATGGCGGAGATACCCGTCGTGTTCGGTTACGACTTGGAGGACCGTCCTGAGGATGGGTTCCTGAGTGTCAGCGCGCGCGCAGGAAATCCGGGCGCTATATTCCGTATAGGGATGAGAGAATTCTGCTGGATGGACCGACTTGTTGGTGGGGTCGACACCCTGCTTGAGGCCGCCGATGCGGGTGATGTCCCAGCCCGCTACATTTGTGCGATGCTGCTGCTGACGCCAGGTGTTGGGGACGCGACGGACGCTGGTAGGGGGGTTGAAATGTTTGAGAACGTGCTGGCTGCTGGAAAAATCGAAATGTGCAGAGAAATCTTCGGGCAGTTGTTCGCAAATCCGCTGATTGGGGTGCACCCGTCGGATCCAGGGAAGCCCGTCGTCTGTCGGTCAACCGTCTGCCCGACCCAAGGAACCATGGGTGCCACCAACGATTCCTCTACTGTGTCCTGCGTCCACTGCCTTGCCGAGTTGGAGGTGTTGCATTTCTTTAGTCTATTTACTTTCAGATGA
- the LOC130934645 gene encoding putative F-box protein At1g67623 — protein MVASNSIEDLFNMQASCRLFASACNSDAVYRHASVSVLPIACFLDYSGTPAMTFLRRCAIARNPAAMLRVGMSHLFWCGHRRGGMRTLTEAAELGDVEACYIAAMLLLSLGDKTDDEVSRGFELFCVVRDSGKVESCREVFTQVFAGPWSDIPPATPEDSVSCRSGSCRTRGTIGDDSDLSTVTCVQCLAEYEVRKFLGLIAFK, from the coding sequence ATGGTTGCATCGAATTCGATTGAGGATCTGTTCAACATGCAGGCGAGTTGCAGGTTATTTGCATCTGCATGCAATTCCGACGCCGTGTACAGGCACGCGTCGGTGTCGGTGTTGCCTATCGCTTGCTTCCTCGACTACTCCGGTACGCCTGCAATGACATTTCTGCGTCGATGCGCCATAGCGCGGAATCCGGCCGCTATGCTCCGCGTTGGGATGTCTCATTTATTCTGGTGTGGCCACCGCAGAGGTGGTATGCGGACCCTGACCGAGGCAGCAGAGTTGGGCGATGTGGAGGCCTGCTACATCGCTGCGATGCTGCTTCTGTCGCTCGGCGACAAAACAGATGATGAGGTCAGCCGTGGATTCGAACTTTTTTGCGTCGTTCGTGACTCCGGCAAAGTCGAAAGTTGCAGGGAGGTCTTCACGCAGGTGTTCGCCGGTCCGTGGTCCGATATACCCCCGGCGACCCCAGAAGATTCCGTGTCATGCCGTTCCGGTAGTTGCCGTACCCGTGGGACCATTGGTGACGACAGCGATCTGTCCACTGTGACGTGTGTGCAATGCCTGGCCGAATACGAGGTGCGGAAGTTCTTGGGACTTATTGCGTTTAAGTAG